From Bradyrhizobium erythrophlei:
TCGGCTTCTTCTCGACGGCAGCCGTGACGGCGCAATATACCGTTCCCACTCCGCTATCCCTCAAGAGCTTCGAACTCGTAGCTATCGTCAATGCCGATCCGGCGGCCCTTGCCGTTGCCGAGAGTGCACCGTGGAAATCGCTGCGTGATCTCGTCGCCGACGCGAGAACCAAGCCCGGTGCGCTTCGTCTCGGCATGATCCCGGGCGCTTCTTCGCAGATCTTCGCGGCGGGGTTCACGCGCGCGGCGGGCCTCGATCTCATCAGCGTTCCGTTCAAAGGCGATACCGATGGAGCGATTGCGCTCGCTGGACACAACATCGACGTCCATTTCGCAGTTCCGGTGTCATACAAGAGTTTGGTCGAAAGCAAGAAGGTTCGTATTCTTGCGGTCGCTTCCGATGCGCCGTCGCCGATCTATGGAAATCTTCCCACGTTCAAGGATGGTGGTGTCGACCTGACGATCGGCGCTTTCCACGGAATCTTCGTGCCAGTCGGGACGCCATCCGCGGTCACGCAGAAGCTCGCCGACGCGCTCAAAATCGCCGTCGAACGGCCTGAGCTCAGGAAACGCATGGACGACGCAGGCGCGGCCATCGTCTTTCTGCGGGGAGACGAGGCGAAATCATATCTTGCGAAGCAGGATGAAACCTATCGGAATATCATCGAAGCGCTCGGTTTGCGCGTTGCTGCTGCCCACTAATTCGAGGCTGAACATATGACTGTATCCGATCGGCGCCGAATGATCGTCGGCATTAGCGGGGCTTCCGGTATCGTCTACGGCATTCGCACGCTGGAGGTGCTTCAGCAGCTCGGTTACGAGACCCACCTGGTGATGACGAAATCCGCGCAAATTACGATGGCGCATGAAACGAGCGTGAAGGTTGCCGCGCTCGGAAGGATCGCCAGCGTCTTCCATCGTATCGAAGATATTGGAGCTTCGATCTCCAGCGGTTCGTTCAAGACCATGGGAATGATCGTCGCGCCATGCTCGATCAGAACGTTGTCGGAGATCGCGACGGGCATCACCTCTACACTGCTGACACGGGCGGCCGACGTCGTACTCAAGGAGCGACGGCGGCTTGTGCTGTTGGCCCGCGAGACCCCATTGCATCTCGGTCACCTCCGAAGCATGACGCAGCTCACGGAAATGGGCGCCATCGTTATGCCCCCAGTTCCTGCCTTCTACGCAAAGCCGCAAACCATCGACGACATCGTCAACCACACCGTTGGCCGGGCTCTCGACCTGTTCGATATCGATTGCAAAATGGTCAAGCGCTGGGGTGACCCGGATTCGAAGAGCGACCGGACACAATCGCGCGTCGACCACGATGAGGCTGTCGTCACCTCGATCGCTGCCCGCTGATAAGCTTCATCGAACCCGAGCGACAAACTGCGAATTCCGCAGATCATTCGTATCGCCGCAGGCCGCGCGATAGGGACCTGCGTTCGAGAAGCGGCATGGCTCAATGATCATCGACTGGATCGGTAATATGCAGATGAACGAGTCCGCCGCAAACGAAGTCTGCTGGAACTTCGTGATCGAGCTCTATGCCAAACAAGGCGTCTCGCAGGCCTGCCTGCTACTACAGGATCAATTAGGCGTTGACGTCAGCTTTCTCCTGACCGCCATGTTCTATTCTGCCCGCCGGCAGGTGGATTTGACGGCGGACGAGATCGAAAAACTCGACCGGCACATCTCGGCCTGGCGCAATGAGACCGTTCTTCCGCTTCGCAACCGTCGCCGCAGGCTCAAGGAAGGCAATCCAGCGGTCAAGGGACATTCGGCTGGCGAACTCTACCGTCAAATAAAAGCGGCTGAACTGTTGGCGGAGCGGCTGGAAATCGGTGCACTTGTGCAGCAGCTTGAGCAAATACCGGGCAACCCCGCGAGCGCGCAACCGAACCGAACGACCATCGAAGGTGTTGTCAAATACTTTGCCGATGCTTCGGAGCCGGGCAATCAGCTCGGCGATGCGGCCATTCAAAGCGCAATTTCGGTCCTCGATGCCGCATCGTCGTGATCGTGGGTATGAATTTCCTGTTGCCTCGAGCGTTCCGAACACGTGCTTGATCACAGCCTGTTGCGCCAAACACGCTAAACGGAATGGACGAGTTCGGGTGCCGCTTCTCCACCCAAATAAGCTTTTGCGAGTTCGCCGGATCTGGATAAGACTGCGGTATCGCCATCCAGCAGCAAGCGCCCCAGCTTCAACACGTACCCATGATGCGCCGTCTGCAGGGCCAGCCTTGTATTCTGTTCCACTAAGAGGATTGACAAACCCGAGCCGTTGAGGGTTCGGATAAGTCTAAATATCTCTCGCACGAAAAGCGGACTTAGTCCGAGCGAAGGCTCATCCATCAAAAGAAGCCGGGGACGCGCCATCAGCGCACGGCCGATCGCCAGCATTTGCTGTTCGCCACCCGAGAGCACTGAACCAAGCTCACGTCGCCTACGTGCAAGGTTTGGGAACAGATCATAAATTTTGTCGAGGTCAGCGATGATCGCGCGATCCTTGCGTTGATACGCGCCCATCAGCAGATTTTCGTCGACGGAAAGCGACAACAAAATTCGCCGACCTTCGGGAACCAGCGCCATGCCGGCAGCGACCCGCCGAGCAGACGGCCATTTGGTGATGGTCTCTCCATTAAAGACTATTTTACCCAGAGAGGGCGTAACACCCATGATCGAATTGAGGACTGACGTTTTTCCAGCGCCATTGGCCCCAAGTATTGTGACGATCTGTCCCTCAGTAACCCCGATGTTGACGTCGGTTACAGCAACGACTCTGCCGTAGGAGACGTTGAGGCTGTTGACTTCAAGCAGCATCGTCGCTCCCAGCGCTAGCGGAATAGGCGACCTCAACGTCGACGACGGAGCCGGAAGAAACGTCAATAACGTCGTCCTTACCTAGATAGGCTTCGACAACCGCTGGATGCTTGAATACGTCCTTGGGTCTTCCTTCAGCAATCTTCCGGCCAAAATTCAACGCCACAACGTGATCACAAAGGGAACCAACAAACTCAATGTCGTGTTCGACAATGAGAACACTCATCTCCTGGGGAAGAGACTTGACAAGTACCGACACGAGCTCCGCACGTTCGACAGTATTCAGGCCGGCTGCGGGTTCGTCCAGCAGGAGTAGTCTTGGCCGTGTAACAAGGGCACGCGCGATCTCAATGCGCTTTTGAACGCCATAAGGCAGTCCATCGGCGAGTTGGTTCATATCATCCCGCAATCCAACGCTTTCGATTGCCTGCCGTGCTTCCTCCAAATAACGGCGATTTGCACGCCACTGGAGAGGAATGAAGTTGCGGTGCAGTTTTCCCACGTGATGATGCTGGCCAAGCATGACGTTTTCGAGAACTGTCAGGTGCTTCATCAATCGTAAATTTTGGAAAGTCCGTCCGATGCCAAGTTTGACCCGCCGGTCAATCGGGACTTCGTTAATGCGCTCGTTATCGAGGAGTATCTCTCCGGAGGTCGGTTGATAGACGCCGCTCAGCAGATTGAAGACGGTGGTCTTTCCAGCGCCGTTCGGGCCAATCAGGCCGCACCGCGATCCCTTCTCGACAGCGATATCAAGGCTTTCCACCACAGCGAGGCCGCCGAAAGTTAGCGTGACACCGTGCACGAACAGCACGGGAATCATGAGCGCTGTCTCCTCACCTGCAGTTTCCCCTCGCGGCAACCAACTCCGGCAAAGAAGCAAGGACCACCGCCCTGCCTGACCGCAATCACGCCCCTTTCTTGCTTTCCAGCCACGGCTGCACTCAAATCCAACCTCGTGCGATCCTTCAGTCTATTAGCAGGCGGCATGCCAACCAAGATTGCTATACTCCGGGAGGCAGTTGCATCGATGTGCGCGCCGATCCTATTTCGCACCAATGAACTCATTGTCCTGAACGGCAACCTTCAACATCGCCTCAACCGAAACGA
This genomic window contains:
- a CDS encoding UbiX family flavin prenyltransferase — translated: MTVSDRRRMIVGISGASGIVYGIRTLEVLQQLGYETHLVMTKSAQITMAHETSVKVAALGRIASVFHRIEDIGASISSGSFKTMGMIVAPCSIRTLSEIATGITSTLLTRAADVVLKERRRLVLLARETPLHLGHLRSMTQLTEMGAIVMPPVPAFYAKPQTIDDIVNHTVGRALDLFDIDCKMVKRWGDPDSKSDRTQSRVDHDEAVVTSIAAR
- a CDS encoding ABC transporter ATP-binding protein, with the protein product MIPVLFVHGVTLTFGGLAVVESLDIAVEKGSRCGLIGPNGAGKTTVFNLLSGVYQPTSGEILLDNERINEVPIDRRVKLGIGRTFQNLRLMKHLTVLENVMLGQHHHVGKLHRNFIPLQWRANRRYLEEARQAIESVGLRDDMNQLADGLPYGVQKRIEIARALVTRPRLLLLDEPAAGLNTVERAELVSVLVKSLPQEMSVLIVEHDIEFVGSLCDHVVALNFGRKIAEGRPKDVFKHPAVVEAYLGKDDVIDVSSGSVVDVEVAYSASAGSDDAA
- a CDS encoding tripartite tricarboxylate transporter substrate binding protein, which gives rise to MKMVRSLLLAAAIAASSSAHAQTYPFKPVTMIIPFPAGGRTDVIGRIFAQSLQDALGKPIPVINKPGASSVLGSNEVSEAAPDGYTIGFFSTAAVTAQYTVPTPLSLKSFELVAIVNADPAALAVAESAPWKSLRDLVADARTKPGALRLGMIPGASSQIFAAGFTRAAGLDLISVPFKGDTDGAIALAGHNIDVHFAVPVSYKSLVESKKVRILAVASDAPSPIYGNLPTFKDGGVDLTIGAFHGIFVPVGTPSAVTQKLADALKIAVERPELRKRMDDAGAAIVFLRGDEAKSYLAKQDETYRNIIEALGLRVAAAH
- a CDS encoding ABC transporter ATP-binding protein — protein: MLLEVNSLNVSYGRVVAVTDVNIGVTEGQIVTILGANGAGKTSVLNSIMGVTPSLGKIVFNGETITKWPSARRVAAGMALVPEGRRILLSLSVDENLLMGAYQRKDRAIIADLDKIYDLFPNLARRRRELGSVLSGGEQQMLAIGRALMARPRLLLMDEPSLGLSPLFVREIFRLIRTLNGSGLSILLVEQNTRLALQTAHHGYVLKLGRLLLDGDTAVLSRSGELAKAYLGGEAAPELVHSV
- a CDS encoding TIGR02444 family protein encodes the protein MIIDWIGNMQMNESAANEVCWNFVIELYAKQGVSQACLLLQDQLGVDVSFLLTAMFYSARRQVDLTADEIEKLDRHISAWRNETVLPLRNRRRRLKEGNPAVKGHSAGELYRQIKAAELLAERLEIGALVQQLEQIPGNPASAQPNRTTIEGVVKYFADASEPGNQLGDAAIQSAISVLDAASS